A window from Leptothermofonsia sichuanensis E412 encodes these proteins:
- a CDS encoding XisH family protein → MSVRDIFHNAVKTALIKDGWTITDDPLRLEVGGISVSIDLSAERLIAAERKGQKIAVEVKSFLESASAISEFHTALGQFLNYRAVLQMDEPDRELYLAVPTSVHDTFFQLPIPAAQVQTFGLKLLVYDPMEEVIVLWRN, encoded by the coding sequence ATGTCTGTTCGAGACATTTTTCACAATGCTGTTAAAACCGCTCTAATTAAAGATGGCTGGACGATTACCGATGATCCTCTGCGTCTGGAAGTGGGTGGTATTAGTGTCTCCATCGATCTGTCTGCCGAACGTCTAATTGCTGCCGAACGCAAAGGTCAGAAAATTGCTGTCGAAGTCAAAAGCTTTTTGGAAAGCGCATCGGCTATTTCGGAATTTCATACAGCCTTGGGACAATTCCTCAACTATCGAGCGGTACTCCAAATGGATGAGCCAGATCGAGAACTTTACCTGGCTGTTCCCACCAGCGTCCACGACACTTTTTTTCAACTTCCAATCCCCGCCGCCCAGGTTCAAACCTTCGGTCTTAAGCTTTTGGTGTATGACCCCATGGAGGAAGTCATCGTGTTATGGAGAAACTAA
- a CDS encoding XisI protein, producing the protein MEKLNQYRQLIQDLLSRYAEHQPSHGQTEIQAVFDTVRDHYQIMHVGWHGKRWVHSCTVHIDIKDEKIWIQWNGTEDDLAQELVQLGVPKTDIVIGFHPPELRKYTEYAVC; encoded by the coding sequence ATGGAGAAACTAAACCAGTATCGTCAATTGATTCAGGACTTATTGAGTCGGTATGCAGAACACCAACCCTCCCACGGTCAAACCGAAATCCAGGCGGTTTTCGACACAGTCCGTGACCACTACCAGATCATGCACGTTGGCTGGCATGGTAAGCGATGGGTGCATAGTTGTACCGTTCACATTGATATTAAAGATGAAAAAATTTGGATTCAATGGAACGGAACCGAAGATGATCTGGCTCAAGAGCTGGTGCAATTAGGGGTTCCCAAAACTGACATCGTAATTGGCTTCCATCCCCCCGAATTGCGAAAGTATACTGAATATGCGGTTTGCTAG
- a CDS encoding DNA recombination-mediator protein A, with translation MSQSIDIPRVDELLQEFANIQQTSSKRIALLGSRHVPITHQNLIEMMSYALVLEGNRLITSGATGTNFAAIRGALRADPTLLTVILPQSLDRQPRESREQLEQVMHLVENPSNDTLSLAEASSLCNAEIISRCQQLICFAFHDSTTLLNTCRDAEEQRKIVTLFYFD, from the coding sequence TTGAGTCAATCGATAGATATACCCAGGGTAGACGAGCTTCTACAGGAATTTGCTAATATTCAGCAAACCAGCTCCAAGCGCATTGCGCTGCTGGGTTCCCGTCACGTCCCGATTACCCATCAAAACTTGATTGAGATGATGAGCTATGCCCTGGTGCTGGAAGGTAATCGGTTGATTACTTCTGGGGCGACCGGGACCAATTTTGCTGCGATTCGGGGGGCACTGCGGGCAGACCCAACCTTGCTGACCGTGATTTTGCCCCAGAGTCTGGATCGCCAGCCGCGTGAGTCCCGTGAGCAACTGGAGCAGGTGATGCATCTGGTGGAAAATCCCAGCAATGACACCCTTTCCCTGGCAGAAGCAAGTTCGCTGTGCAACGCGGAAATCATTTCCCGCTGCCAGCAGTTGATCTGCTTTGCCTTCCACGACAGCACCACCCTGCTGAATACTTGCCGTGATGCTGAAGAGCAGCGGAAAATTGTGACTCTGTTTTACTTTGACTGA
- the der gene encoding ribosome biogenesis GTPase Der, which translates to MPLPIVAIIGRPNVGKSTVVNRLAGVQDAIVYDEPGVTRDRTYKRAFWGDREFQVVDTGGLVFDDDTEFLPLIREQAMAALAESSAAIFVVDGQMGLTPADEEIATWLRQQPVPVLLAVNKCESVEQGVTQAAEFWQLGLGEPYPISGIHGNGTGDLLDALITHLPPAEEVTEEEEIKVAIAGRPNVGKSSLLNAFVGENRSIVSPISGTTRDAIDMVVERDGRTYRLVDTAGIRKKKNVEYGPEFFGINRAFKAINRASVVLLVIDALDGVTEQDQKLAGRIADEGRGCVIIVNKWDAVEKDSHTIYEYEKVVRDRLHFLDWADIIFISARTGQRVEKILDLVNIAAEQHQRRVTTSVINEVLEDAVRWHSPPTTRQGRQGKIYYGTQVSTRPPTIALFVNDPELFNDNYRRYVEGQFRKSLGFAGTPIRLLWRGKKARDMERGSVNRATRV; encoded by the coding sequence ATGCCGCTTCCCATTGTTGCTATTATTGGTCGCCCGAATGTGGGCAAGTCTACGGTCGTCAATCGCCTGGCGGGGGTGCAGGATGCGATCGTCTATGATGAACCGGGAGTAACCCGCGATCGCACCTACAAGCGGGCATTCTGGGGCGATCGGGAGTTCCAGGTAGTGGATACCGGGGGCCTGGTGTTTGACGATGACACTGAGTTTCTACCCCTGATCCGGGAGCAGGCAATGGCGGCTCTGGCAGAGTCCAGCGCTGCCATTTTTGTGGTCGATGGCCAGATGGGCCTGACTCCGGCGGATGAGGAAATTGCTACCTGGCTGCGGCAACAACCTGTTCCCGTTCTGCTGGCAGTGAATAAATGTGAATCGGTGGAGCAGGGGGTGACCCAGGCAGCGGAGTTCTGGCAGTTGGGACTGGGAGAGCCATATCCAATTTCAGGCATTCACGGCAACGGCACCGGGGATTTACTGGATGCGCTGATCACCCATTTGCCTCCGGCGGAGGAAGTGACGGAGGAAGAAGAAATTAAAGTGGCGATCGCCGGTCGCCCCAATGTGGGTAAGTCCAGCCTGCTGAATGCGTTTGTGGGTGAGAACCGCTCTATTGTCAGCCCCATTTCGGGGACAACACGGGATGCGATCGACATGGTGGTGGAACGGGATGGGCGCACCTATCGCCTGGTGGACACCGCCGGTATCCGCAAAAAGAAAAATGTGGAGTACGGACCTGAGTTTTTTGGGATCAACCGTGCCTTTAAGGCGATTAACCGTGCCAGTGTGGTACTGCTGGTGATTGATGCCCTGGATGGGGTGACAGAGCAGGACCAGAAGTTAGCCGGGCGAATTGCCGATGAGGGGCGGGGCTGCGTCATTATCGTCAACAAGTGGGATGCCGTCGAAAAGGACTCCCATACCATTTATGAGTATGAGAAGGTGGTACGCGATCGCCTCCACTTCCTCGACTGGGCAGACATTATCTTCATCAGCGCCAGAACCGGGCAGCGGGTCGAAAAAATTCTGGATCTGGTCAATATTGCAGCCGAACAGCACCAGCGCCGGGTGACCACCTCTGTCATCAATGAAGTGCTGGAAGATGCGGTCCGCTGGCATTCTCCCCCCACCACCCGGCAGGGGCGACAGGGCAAAATCTACTACGGCACCCAGGTCAGCACCCGCCCCCCCACAATCGCCCTCTTCGTGAATGACCCCGAACTGTTCAACGACAACTACCGTCGCTATGTTGAAGGGCAGTTTCGCAAATCCCTGGGCTTCGCTGGAACCCCCATCCGCCTCCTGTGGCGTGGGAAAAAAGCCCGCGATATGGAGCGGGGCAGTGTAAACCGGGCAACGCGGGTTTAG
- a CDS encoding energy-coupling factor transporter transmembrane component T family protein, protein MDLLRSLPIGLYLEQPVTWLHRLDPRVKLAWLMTFLLAPLLANPPWRIFLVVLLVGITLAAMIPLRVWRQQMVWLLLLSVMVFVLTALLPDGLKARIQPRLPADELAFQEQPAQLPTPPQTSWNPFRIGQPSTPPLPGEQRNPAFRQPTDYSYVLFQQGPLTVTRRSLDLAIRFSTLLFTLIYSATLYLLTTAPEEITAAIENWMEPLRRFKFPVTEIALTLTLSLRFIPLVLEEVQNLVRSVSTRAINWRKLGLRRSAEVWLMVAERLLENLLLRAEQISSAMTVRGFTSPNQHRVEWYQFRLRPGDWLALVSLAGLWVARLVWGGQT, encoded by the coding sequence ATGGATCTACTGCGATCGCTCCCCATTGGACTGTACCTGGAACAACCCGTCACCTGGCTGCATCGACTCGATCCCCGCGTCAAGCTGGCGTGGTTGATGACCTTTCTGCTGGCTCCGCTGCTGGCAAATCCACCCTGGAGAATTTTTCTGGTGGTGCTTCTGGTTGGGATTACCCTGGCTGCAATGATTCCCCTGCGGGTGTGGCGGCAGCAAATGGTCTGGCTGTTGCTCCTGAGTGTGATGGTGTTTGTCCTGACCGCCCTGCTGCCCGATGGGTTGAAGGCCCGTATCCAGCCCCGACTGCCCGCTGACGAGCTTGCCTTCCAGGAACAACCAGCCCAACTTCCCACACCGCCCCAGACATCCTGGAATCCCTTCCGCATTGGGCAGCCTTCTACTCCACCCCTTCCCGGAGAGCAGCGTAATCCCGCTTTTCGCCAGCCGACAGATTATAGCTATGTATTGTTTCAGCAGGGACCCCTGACCGTCACCCGCCGATCGCTGGATCTGGCCATTCGCTTCAGCACCCTGCTGTTCACCCTGATCTACAGCGCGACCCTCTATCTGCTAACGACAGCTCCCGAAGAAATTACGGCTGCAATTGAAAACTGGATGGAACCGCTGCGCCGCTTCAAATTTCCCGTCACCGAGATTGCCCTCACCCTCACCCTTTCCCTCCGTTTCATTCCACTGGTGCTGGAAGAGGTGCAAAACCTGGTGCGTTCCGTCAGCACCCGTGCCATCAACTGGCGCAAACTGGGACTGCGTCGAAGTGCTGAAGTGTGGCTGATGGTAGCAGAACGCCTGCTTGAAAATCTTTTACTCAGGGCAGAGCAGATTTCCAGTGCCATGACCGTGCGTGGATTTACCAGTCCCAATCAGCACCGGGTGGAGTGGTATCAGTTTCGACTCCGCCCCGGCGACTGGCTGGCTCTGGTCAGTCTGGCAGGTTTGTGGGTAGCTCGCCTGGTTTGGGGGGGGCAAACCTGA
- a CDS encoding NAD(P)H-dependent oxidoreductase: MGTPKSVLVLFAHPALEKSRINRHLIQAVRGLKSVTIHDLYEAYPTFHINVKLEQTLLLAIADSHPGAGRFTTGCDRSVNDNHWSSGRADLANGPEVGLILPLSSTVIGVQTLNERGLMKTEGGQSAATITVRRP, from the coding sequence ATGGGTACTCCCAAATCAGTTTTGGTCTTGTTTGCACATCCGGCTCTGGAAAAGTCGCGGATCAATCGACATCTGATTCAAGCTGTCAGAGGGTTAAAATCCGTAACCATCCATGATCTCTACGAAGCCTATCCAACCTTTCATATCAATGTAAAGCTGGAACAAACCCTGCTCCTGGCAATTGCGGATTCCCATCCTGGGGCTGGGCGGTTTACAACTGGGTGTGACCGCAGCGTTAATGACAACCATTGGTCTTCTGGCAGGGCTGACCTGGCAAATGGCCCTGAAGTTGGGCTAATCTTACCCCTGTCCTCAACCGTGATTGGGGTGCAGACCCTGAATGAACGGGGATTGATGAAAACAGAAGGAGGGCAGTCAGCAGCAACTATTACAGTCCGACGACCGTGA
- a CDS encoding PadR family transcriptional regulator, which produces MQLDDIYRFFQSPPPTYLNEELTICYVLSVLLKGDSYGTELIQLIESQYPTYRLSDTVLYNALTFLLEKELVSSYWKKLEGRGRPRRMFQILPEARSQAENLAQLWNQYMAERRSSAFTE; this is translated from the coding sequence ATGCAGCTTGACGACATTTATCGCTTCTTCCAAAGCCCGCCCCCTACCTATCTCAACGAGGAGCTAACAATCTGTTATGTCCTCTCCGTCTTATTGAAGGGCGACTCCTATGGTACGGAGTTAATTCAGTTAATTGAAAGCCAATATCCCACCTATCGTCTTTCAGACACGGTCCTTTACAATGCACTGACCTTTTTGTTGGAAAAGGAGTTGGTGTCAAGCTACTGGAAGAAATTAGAGGGACGAGGTAGACCCCGCCGCATGTTTCAGATTCTTCCGGAAGCCCGCAGTCAGGCAGAAAACCTGGCTCAGCTCTGGAACCAATACATGGCTGAACGCAGAAGCTCGGCTTTTACCGAGTGA
- a CDS encoding 7-cyano-7-deazaguanine synthase: MSIPNALCILDGGYLSAVCAVVAVQQFEQVHAVICSVGWQSQIELESAIALADILRLSSHTVMDLSPLFAKTVSLKATYSRGQNRLVQPLLNGSDPTFASASNLLILTMAANHAATKEINHIVLSVGKEDFAQEGDHLQKFIDSMAQVLGEGLWRDARALTIHTPLKHLTNTDCIRLAADTLGDQFQDIFEFTHDCSLGVEGGCGQCQNCWNRDRAFQEAGIEDPIWKFRHPEFGNSISQTYQPVPRLG; the protein is encoded by the coding sequence ATGTCTATCCCGAATGCCTTATGTATCTTGGATGGGGGTTATCTGTCAGCGGTCTGTGCTGTAGTCGCTGTCCAGCAGTTTGAGCAGGTTCATGCGGTGATTTGTAGTGTGGGGTGGCAAAGCCAGATTGAGTTAGAAAGTGCGATCGCCCTGGCAGATATCCTCAGACTATCGAGTCACACAGTCATGGATCTCAGTCCCCTGTTTGCGAAAACCGTTTCCCTGAAAGCCACATATTCCCGCGGGCAAAACCGCCTGGTTCAACCGCTGCTAAATGGCTCTGACCCAACGTTTGCCTCAGCCAGCAACCTGCTGATTCTAACTATGGCTGCCAATCACGCAGCCACGAAGGAAATTAACCACATCGTGCTCAGCGTCGGCAAAGAAGACTTTGCCCAGGAGGGAGATCATCTCCAGAAATTCATTGACTCTATGGCCCAGGTACTGGGTGAAGGGTTGTGGCGAGATGCCCGTGCACTGACTATCCATACTCCCCTCAAGCACCTCACCAACACCGACTGCATTCGGTTAGCGGCGGATACCTTAGGAGATCAATTCCAGGATATTTTTGAGTTCACCCATGATTGCAGTCTTGGCGTTGAAGGAGGATGTGGTCAATGCCAGAACTGTTGGAATCGAGATCGGGCCTTTCAGGAAGCCGGAATTGAAGATCCGATCTGGAAATTTCGACATCCTGAGTTTGGCAATTCAATTTCCCAAACGTACCAACCTGTCCCCAGACTGGGATAG